In the Larus michahellis chromosome 6, bLarMic1.1, whole genome shotgun sequence genome, one interval contains:
- the PPP1R3C gene encoding protein phosphatase 1 regulatory subunit 3C: protein MHCSRMIQVLDPRPLPSSIMPVDVAMRICLAHSPPLKSFLSPLEDCQRNNFVNRFKPLRPCLHVKRDSEAQKSDWNRSAARAKKRVVFADSKGLSLTAIHTFSEFQEQPGWDLQFDLLGLENITSGLKLHEEKNLILGFPRPSADYLDFRNRLQKNLVCLENCTLQEKVLSGTVKVKNMSFEKKVQVRITFDTWKTYTDVECVYMNNVYNDSENDTFSFSIDVPPAVSSEEKIEFCISYQSREHTFWDNNEGQNYKIVHAEWKPDGVQIPSAEKDCGDLQTPRRGQEREPDQLGSPRLSSGLFPQWQSLGRIENSSPYW from the coding sequence AATGATACAGGTCTTGGACCCGAGACCCTTGCCAAGCTCCATCATGCCCGTGGACGTGGCCATGAGAATTTGCTTAGCCCACTCTCCACCGCTGAAGAGTTTTCTCAGCCCCCTTGAGGACTGTCAAAGAAACAACTTTGTGAACAGATTCAAACCTCTTAGACCGTGTCTTCACGTGAAACGTGACTCCGAAGCTCAGAAGAGCGACTGGAACCGCTCGGCGGCCCGAGCTAAGAAGCGAGTTGTGTTTGCAGATTCGAAGGGGCTGTCCCTGACAGCGATACACACCTTCTCCGAGTTCCAGGAGCAACCTGGATGGGATCTTCAGTTTGACCTCTTGGGCCTTGAAAACATAACATCTGGCTTAAAGCTACATGAGGAGAAAAACTTGATTCTGGGTTTCCCTCGACCCTCAGCTGACTACCTGGACTTCAGGAATCGCCTGCAGAAGAACTTGGTCTGCCTGGAGAACTGCACCCTGCAAGAGAAGGTGCTCTCGGGCACTGTGAAAGTAAAAAACATGAGCTTCGAAAAAAAGGTTCAGGTTCGAATCACCTTTGACACGTGGAAGACCTACACAGACGTTGAGTGTGTGTACATGAACAATGTTTACAACGATTCTGAAAATGACACCTTCTCATTTTCCATTGACGTGCCTCCTGCCGTTTCCTCTGAAGAGAAGATAGAGTTTTGCATTTCTTACCAAAGCAGAGAGCATACCTTCTGGGACAATAACGAGGGTCAAAATTACAAGATTGTCCACGCAGAGTGGAAGCCTGATGGCGTTCAGATACCATCTGCCGAGAAAGACTGTGGAGATCTTCAGACTCCAAGGAGAGGACAAGAGAGAGAGCCTGATCAACTAGGCAGTCCGAGGCTGTCCAGTGGTCTCTTTCCCCAGTGGCAGAGCTTGGGTCGGATTGAAAATTCATCACCGTATTGGTGA